GTGTGCGCACGGTGTACGGCGTCGCGAGCCAGCCGACGACGAGCGGCACGCGCTACGACTACGAGCCCGCGCAGCGCGCGATCGTCCCCGCCGAGGAGGACTGGGACACGCGCGCCTACCTGCGTCACATCCCGGGCGTGTTCGAGGCGGTCCGCAACGAGTTCGGCCCGGCGCTGCCGCTGCTGCACGACGGCCACCACCGCATGCGTCCGATCGAGGCCGCGCGGCTCGGCAAGGCGCTCGAGCCGTACGACCTGTTCTGGCTCGAGGACTGCACGCCCGCCGAGAACCAGGAGGCGCTGCGCCTCGTCCGGCAGCACACCACCACGCCGCTCGCGATCGGCGAGGTCTTCAACACGGTCTGGGACTACCAGATGCTCCTGCGCGAGCAGCTCATCGACTACGTGCGCGGCTCCGTGACCCACACCGGCGGCGTCACAGCGCTGCGCAAGATCGCCGACCAGGCCGCGACCTACCAGATCCGCACCGGGTTCCACGGGCCCACGGACATCTCCCCCGTCGGTATGGCCGCAGCCCTGCACCTGGGCCTGGCGATCCACAACTTCGGCATCCAGGAGCTCATGCCGCACTCCGCGCGCACACGCGAGGTGTTCCGCACGTCGTACACGTTCACGGGCGGCTACCTGCACCCGGGCGACGAGCCGGGGCTCGGCGTCGGGTACGACGACGAGGCCGCCGCCGCCCACCCGTACGAGCCGGCCTACCTGCCGTTCACGCGCCTGCACGACGGCACGATCCACGACTGGTGACCATGACGACGACGAGCGGCTCGACCGGCACGGCGACCTCCACCTGGCACGCCGCCTGGCTGCCCGACGAGGTGCTGCGCCCACCCGGGCGGCGTCGCGTGCGCCTGCTGGCGACGGGCGACGACCCGGTCCTGTCCACCCTGCGCGACGAGGTCGCGCGGGCCACCCGTCTCCACGGCGGCGCCGTGGTCGACGACGAGCGCACCCACCTGGTCCTCGCGCTCGCGTCCGAGGCGCGCGTCCTGCCTGCGTGGCGCACCGCGGCAGGACGCGCGCTGGACCTGGCCCGACGACCCGGGCTCGACGGCGAGCTCGGGCGCCAGGGGTTCGTCGTGGCGCGGGTCGACGACTCGCTCGTCGTCGTCGCGGCGACTCCCGTCGGTCTGCTGGCGGGCTGGCACCACCTGCTGCGCAGCGGCGAGCAGGTGTTCGACGGGGCTTCCGGGCTCGTCGAGCACCTGCCCGCCGTCGCGGTCCGCAAGCTCGACCACTGGGACAACCTCGCCGCGGACTCCCCCATGGGCCCGGTCGAGCGCGGCTACGCGGGCGCCTCCCTGTGGTTCGCCGACGGCCGCGTGCGCGACGACCTCACCCGCGTGGCCGACTACGCGCGCCTGCTCGCGCACGTCGGCGTCAACGCGGTGTGCCTGAACAACGTCAACGTGCACGAGCGCGAGTCGGCGCTGCTGACCACGGGGCTGGACCAGGTCGCGCGGCTCGCCTCGGTG
The sequence above is a segment of the Cellulomonas palmilytica genome. Coding sequences within it:
- the manD gene encoding D-mannonate dehydratase ManD yields the protein MSTTPLAEPIACPEPAERDAIARAEVLVTSPDRNFVTLRLTTGDGVVGLGDATLNGRELAVASYLGDHVVPLLLGRDAQRIEDTWQFLYRSAYWRRGPVTMAAIAAVDTALWDIKARRAGMPLYQLLGGASRGGLLAYGHASGHDVPALLDSVRRHLDEGFRAIRVQTSVPGVRTVYGVASQPTTSGTRYDYEPAQRAIVPAEEDWDTRAYLRHIPGVFEAVRNEFGPALPLLHDGHHRMRPIEAARLGKALEPYDLFWLEDCTPAENQEALRLVRQHTTTPLAIGEVFNTVWDYQMLLREQLIDYVRGSVTHTGGVTALRKIADQAATYQIRTGFHGPTDISPVGMAAALHLGLAIHNFGIQELMPHSARTREVFRTSYTFTGGYLHPGDEPGLGVGYDDEAAAAHPYEPAYLPFTRLHDGTIHDW